In Silene latifolia isolate original U9 population chromosome 3, ASM4854445v1, whole genome shotgun sequence, a single window of DNA contains:
- the LOC141646288 gene encoding uncharacterized protein LOC141646288, with product MLDVLLNRSNFRTKCKSALNRTKTRLEVIKKKRNSVQKFLKKDIAELLKDNLDPNAYGRAEGLYTELNLTSCYEYVGQCCVCILENLKEMHKERECPEKCKTAVSSLVYAAARFSDLPELRDLRNLFNSKYDYSLEAFVSEEFVEKLKSNPPTVEMKIQLMQEIAQEFSVKWDSLPWQQQLRTQGIDKPIKTVLASGIGAGDKMFKSMSTVAQVKAKQEDNSKLMNEEQKDKLRTRRHNSYSQFNESVSQITLQELNNLKQEKIRASTTRNQEVASENKKDDNQNYDDDLFSKDRPRPRSVRTKPRNSSASTTRRSVGDPQARKHEVANIPSTAPSRCIKASLISTEKEDNAPAPAPAPATAKSALPPPPGRRRYLFAESEVQIPRKELQAESPGGSGRSKFLPPDYQQPDSANDY from the exons ATGTTGGATGTGTTACTCAATCGCAGTAATTTTAGAACCAAATG TAAGTCGGCGTTAAATCGGACGAAGACACGTTTAGAGGTGATAAAGAAGAAACGAAATTCAGTACAAAAGTTTTTAAAGAAAGATATTGCTGAACTTTTGAAGGATAATCTTGATCCTAATGCTTATGGCAGG GCTGAAGGGCTATATACTGAGTTGAACCTGACTTCTTGTTATGAGTATGTGGGCCAATGTTGTGTTTGCATTTTGGAAAATCTGAAAGAAATGCACAAAGAAAG GGAGTGCCCAGAGAAATGCAAAACTGCTGTTTCTTCCTTGGTGTATGCTGCAGCTAGATTTTCTGATCTACCCGAACTACGTGATCTTAGAAACCTGTTCAATTCAAAATACGACTATTCACTTGAAGCATTCGTCAGTGAAGAG TTTGTGGAGAAATTAAAATCAAATCCTCCAACAGTCGAAATGAAGATTCAGTTGATGCAAGAGATTGCACAAGAATTCTCGGTTAAATGGGATTCGCTACCCTGGCAACAGCAACTCCGCACTCAAGGCATT GATAAACCTATCAAAACAGTACTTGCATCCGGAATTGGTGCCGGGGACAAAATGTTTAAAAGCATGTCTACTGTTGCTCAAGTAAAGGCGAAGCAGGAAGATAACAGCAAGCTGATGAATGAAGAACAAAAAGATAAGCTCAGAACAAGAAGGCACAATTCATACTCTCAATTCAACGAAAGTGTTTCCCAAATAACTCTCCAGGAACTCAATAACCTGAAACAAGAAAAAATTCGTGCCTCTACCACTCGAAATCAAGAAGTTGCATCAGAAAACAAAAAAGATGACAATCAAAATTATGATGATGATTTGTTCAGTAAGGACAGACCAAGGCCTCGATCAGTCAGAACAAAGCCACGAAACTCGTCAGCTAGTACCACAAGACGGAGTGTGGGGGATCCACAAGCGAGAAAACATGAAGTTGCCAATATACCCTCGACAGCTCCAAGTAGATGTATAAAAGCGAGCTTGATATCAACAGAGAAAGAGGATAATGCACCTGCACCTGCGCCTGCACCTGCAACTGCAAAATCTGCTCTGCCTCCGCCTCCAGGGAGACGACGGTATCTTTTTGCAGAATCTGAGGTGCAAATCCCAAGAAAAGAACTTCAGGCGGAATCTCCAGGAGGTTCAGGCCGAAGTAAGTTTCTTCCACCTGATTATCAACAGCCTGATTCAGCAAATGACTATTGA
- the LOC141649684 gene encoding uncharacterized protein LOC141649684, with protein MDAARARINEFSAKMGGQLLSANTLESSTKVVSILTSLVTKAAELASQAKEGLDVGLATACQLRDAQARVSSLEEKLDKVNRELHTSRGNEVVLQSQLATAREASRAAIVCEVAAKNAEKVVRQELEAVKGELAAEKQAMQDQLRKNEELGAEKELVEARLADVAQYFFGKGRVDAMRDPESDRANWDPDRDETALDTQYPDLANMGQEEEVDSPPSKEKSGDQEMMDGCESVTGSKPT; from the exons atggatgctgcccgggcacggataaaCGAATTTTCTGCAAAAATGGGCGGCCAGCTTTTGtctgctaatacccttgagtcttctactaaagtggtttctatcctgacttctcttgtgacaaaggctgctgaacttgcttctcaagctaaggag ggattggatgtcgggttggctactgcttgtcagctcagggatgcccaggccagggtttctagcctggaagaaaaactggataaggttaaccgtgagctgcacacatccaggggtaatgaagtagtacttcaatctcagctggcgacagctagagaggcatccagggctgctatagtttgtgaggtggctgcaaaaaatgctgagaaggttgtcaggcaagagttggaggctgtcAAGGGAGAGCTGGCtgctgagaagcaggcaatgcaggatcagctgaggaagaatgaagagcttggtgctgaaaaggaattagtggaggcgcggcttgctgatgtcgctcagtacttctttgggaaaggccgggttgatgctatgagggatccggaatctgaccgggctaattgggatccggaccgggatgagacagCACTGGAcactcagtatcctgatttggccaacatgggtcaagaagaagaagtggattctcctccttccaaggaaaaatctggtgatcaggaaatgatggatggttgtgagtcggttactggctcaaaacctacttag